From Pantoea sp. Ep11b, the proteins below share one genomic window:
- a CDS encoding beta-ketoacyl-ACP synthase, whose protein sequence is MQRVVVTGMGGVTAFGESWAEIAARIRAGRNAVRFMPEWQVYDGLHTLLGAPVDDFTLPAHYTRKRIRAMGRVSLLATRATELALTQAGLIDHPVLTSGETGIAYGSSTGSTGPVSEFATMLTEKHTNNITGTTYVQMMPHTTAVNAGLFFGLRGRVIPTSSACTSGSQAIGYAWEAIRHGYQTVMVAGGAEELCPSEAAVFDTLFATSQRNDAPHTTPAPFDQQRDGLVIGEGAGTLILESLEHAQARGATIYAELTGFHTNCDAAHITQPQRETMQICIERALQSAGITAAEIGYVNAHGTATERGDMAESLATAAVFGESTPISSLKSYFGHTLGACGALEAWMSIEMMREGWFAPTLNLTQPAADGGALDFIMGAPREIETDYIQSNNFAFGGINTSLIFRRWRGS, encoded by the coding sequence ATGCAGCGCGTCGTTGTCACCGGAATGGGAGGCGTGACTGCCTTTGGTGAATCCTGGGCTGAGATCGCGGCCCGCATCCGTGCAGGCCGCAACGCGGTGCGCTTTATGCCAGAGTGGCAGGTCTATGACGGGCTGCACACCCTGCTGGGCGCACCGGTGGATGATTTTACGCTGCCCGCTCACTACACCCGCAAGCGCATCCGGGCGATGGGCCGCGTGTCGCTGCTGGCGACCCGTGCAACCGAACTGGCGCTGACCCAGGCGGGCCTGATTGACCACCCGGTGCTGACCAGCGGCGAAACCGGCATCGCCTACGGTTCATCGACCGGCAGTACCGGGCCGGTCAGCGAGTTCGCCACTATGCTGACCGAGAAACACACCAACAATATTACCGGCACCACCTACGTGCAGATGATGCCGCATACCACCGCCGTCAACGCCGGGCTCTTTTTTGGCCTGCGCGGACGGGTCATCCCCACCTCCAGCGCCTGCACCTCCGGCAGCCAGGCGATTGGCTATGCCTGGGAAGCGATCCGTCACGGCTATCAGACGGTGATGGTGGCTGGCGGGGCGGAAGAGCTCTGTCCGTCGGAAGCGGCGGTGTTCGATACCCTGTTTGCCACCAGCCAGCGTAACGACGCGCCGCACACCACGCCAGCGCCGTTCGACCAGCAGCGCGATGGGCTGGTGATTGGCGAGGGGGCGGGTACGCTGATTCTGGAGTCGCTGGAGCATGCACAGGCGCGTGGTGCCACGATCTACGCCGAACTGACCGGCTTCCACACCAACTGCGATGCTGCGCATATTACCCAGCCGCAGCGGGAAACCATGCAGATCTGTATCGAACGGGCGTTGCAGAGCGCCGGGATCACGGCAGCAGAGATCGGTTATGTCAATGCGCACGGCACGGCGACCGAACGGGGTGACATGGCGGAAAGTCTGGCGACGGCTGCCGTGTTCGGTGAATCCACGCCCATCTCCTCGCTGAAATCTTACTTCGGGCATACCCTGGGTGCCTGCGGGGCGCTGGAAGCCTGGATGAGCATCGAGATGATGCGGGAAGGGTGGTTTGCGCCGACGCTTAACCTGACTCAGCCGGCCGCTGACGGCGGCGCGCTCGACTTCATCATGGGTGCGCCTCGCGAGATCGAGACTGACTATATCCAGAGTAACAACTTTGCCTTTGGCGGGATCAACACGTCACTGATCTTCAGACGCTGGCGCGGCAGCTGA